The sequence TGGCCGAGCGGGCCGCGGCGCGCCTCGCCAGCCTCGCGGCATGGCGCGAGGCCGAGCGCCTGCCCGACGCGTCGGCGCTGCGGCCCTGGCTGCAGTCGCTGCCGTTCACGGCCGTGGAACTCGGCGCGCATTCCGGGGTGGAGGCGGCGCCGGCTGCGAAGACGGTGCGTGCTTCGTATTCGAGGCCGTTCATCCGGCACGCGTCCATCGGGCCTTCGTGCGCGCTCGCGCTGCACGACCCCGGCGACCCTGGTGCGATGCAGGTCTGGAGCCACAGCCAGGGCATCTACAACCTGCACAAGGATCTCTGCGTGGCCTTCGGCCTGCCGCCCGAGTGCGTCCGCGTGCAGTACGTGCAGGGCGCCGGCTGCTACGGCCACAACGGTGCGGACGACGTCGCCTTCGACGCCGCCTGGCTCGCGCGCGGCTGTGCCGGCCGGCCGGTGCGCGTGCAGTGGTCGCGCGCGGACGAGCTGTGCTGGTCGCCGGTCGGCCCGGCGATGGCGATCGACCTCGAGGCCGACCTCGACGCGTCGGGCCGCGTGGTCGCCTGGCGGCACCGGTCGTGGAGCCCGGGCCATGGCCTTCGGCCCGGCCGAGGGGCCACGCCCACGCTGCTCGGCAGCTGGTACCTGGCGCGGCCTTTCGAACGCGTGGCCTCGACCGATGCGCCGCGCGCGGCCGGCGGCGGAGGCGACCGCAACGCCGATCCGCTCTATGCCTTTCCCTCGTTCGACGTCGTCTGCCGGCGCGTGCTCGATGTGCCGATGCGCACCTCGGCGCTGCGAGCGCTCGGCGCCTTCGCGAACGTGTTCGCCATCGAGTCCTTCATGGACGAGCTCGCGCTGTGCGGCGGCACCGATCCGCTCGCCTACCGCGTCGCCCAGCTCGGCGATGCGCGGGCCGTCGCGGTGCTGCAGGCCGTGGCCGCGCAGGCCGGCTGGCAGCCTCGCGAGACGCCGGCCGGCGAAGGCCGCGGCCGGGGCATCGGCTTCGCGCGCTACAAGAACACCGGCGCCTACTGCGCGGTGGTCGCCGAGGTGGAAGTCGAGGAGCGCGTGCGCGTGCGGCGGCTTCACATCTCGGTGGACGTCGGCCTCGCCGTCAATCCGGACGGCGTGCGCCAGCAGATCGAAGGCGGCGCGTTGCAGGCCACCAGCTGGGCGCTGATGGAAGCCGCGCACTTCGACCGCATGCGCATGTGCGACCTGGGCTGGGAGGACTACCCGATCCTGCGTTTCCCCGACGTGCCGCAGATCGACGTGCAGGTGCTGCCGGCCGACGGCTTCGCCTCGCTCGGCGCGGGCGAGGCCTCGCTGGGCCCCACGGCCGCGGCCATCGCGAACGCGGTGTTCGACGCGCTCGGCGTGCGCGTGCGCGACCTGCCGATGCAGCCCGAGCGCATCGTGCAGGCCATGGAGGCCATGGAAGGCGCGCACGCATGAGCCGCGCGCCGTTGACGCACGGCCTTCCGATTTTCTCGACATCGATGGAACAACCATGAATCTGACCCTTTTCAGCGGCGGCGCCGCACAGGCGGTGGTGACCGGCCTGCAACAGGACTTCGAGAGCGCCAACGGCTGCACCCTCGCGCCGACCTTCGGCGCCGTCGGCACCATGCGCGACAAGCTGCTGGCCGGCGAGCCCTGCGACCTGCTCGTGCTGTCCGCCGCGCTGATCGACCAGCTCGCCGCGCAGGGCCATGTCGTGCCCGGCAGCGCGCGGGCGCTCGGCCCCGTGGCCACCGGCATCGCGGTGCGCGAAGGCACCCCCGAGGCCGCGGTGGGCACGCCCGAGGCGCTGAAGGCCACGCTCGCCGCGGCGCGCGGCCTCTACGTGCCCGACATGACCAAGTCGAGCGCCGGCATCCACATCGCCGGCATGCTGAAGGCGCTCGGGCTGGCCGAAGCGCTGGCCGGGCGCATCCACGAGTTTCCCAACGGCGCGACGGCCATGCGCGAGCTCGCGCGCAGCGAGGGCGAAGGCATGCTGGGCTGCACGCAGGTGACCGAGATCATGTACACGCCCGGCGTGCGGCTCGTGGGCGAACTGCCAGCGGCGCACGCGCTGAACACGGTCTACACCGCGGCCGTGTGCACCCGCGCCCAGGCGCCCGCGCTGGCCATGAAGTTCGTCGAATTGCTGGCCGGCGAAGGGACGGCGGCGCTGCGCCGGCGCAGCGGGTTCGGTATCTGAGCGTGCCTCGGCGTCCGGCGCCGGGGCTCATGCCGATGCGCGGACGGGCCGCGCAATGTGCCCGGCGCGCACGTCGACGCCGGCCCCGGGGCTTCGACCGGGGCCGTCAGCGCTGGTTGCGCTGAACCCCGTCGGCGTCGACCAGCCCGACGCGCGTCTGCCTTCCCCACGTGCCGCGCCCCGTCAGGAAGGTCCACCAGCCCCAGGCGGCGCCGGTGTGGCGCAAGATCTGGAAGGTGAAGGGCTCGACCAGCGCGGCGGCGAAGGCCTGGAGGAAGTTGGCCTCGCTGCTGTGGCCGATCCAGCGGCGGTAGAGGTACACCGACCACAGGTGGAAAGCCAGGTCGAGCACGATCTTCGCGCCGATCACGCCGGCGACCGGCGCCAGCACGCCGAGGTCGCCGCGCACCAGGTAGACCAGCAGCAAGGCGAAGGCGGCCAGGCCGTACAGCGGCTGCAGCGTGTCGATGGCCTTTACAGGCAGCATCGCGATGCCGAGCCAGCCGTAGCGCCGGTCGCCGACCATGGCGCGGTACCAGTACTGGGTCTGCAGGAAGCCGCCGAACCAGCGGCGGCGCTGGCGCAGGAAGGCGCCGGTGCTGCTGGGCGCGTCGGTGTGAGCCTGGGCATCGCCGAGCACGCGCACGGTCCACGGCAGGCCGTGGGCCTGGGCATGGCGGTGCAGGCGGTGGATGAGTTCGTAGTCTTCCACCAGGCAGTCGGTGTCGAATCCGCCCACGGCGCGCACCGCTTCGGTACGGAAGCCGGCGAAGGCGCCCGAGATGAGCAACAGGCCGTTGACCCGCATCCATGCATAGCGCGAGAGGAAGTTGCGGATGTACTCGTAGGTCTGGAACCACTGGAAGCAGCGCCCCGCCAGCGTGCGGCTGCACACCGGGGTGATGACACCGGTGGCGGCCACGAGGTTCGGCTCTTCGGTGAAGGCGCGGCGCACGGCGCCGATGGCCTGGCTGTCGAGCAGGGTGTCGCCGTCGACGGTGAGCACGGTGTCCGTGTCGATGCACAGGATGGCCGCGTTGAGCGCCCCGGCCTTGCCGCCGTGCGGGAGGCGCAGCCAGTAGAGCGACGGATGGGTGGCGCTGGCGGCGCTGAGTTCGCCCAACGGCGGTGCGACCAGGCCGTAGCGCGTGGCCAGCAGTTCGGCCGTGCCGTCGGTGGAGCCGTCGTCCGCGATCACGATGCGGTCGGGTGCGTCGCCCTGGCCGAGCAGGGCTGCCAGCGTGACGGGCAGCACGGCGGCCTCGTTGTGCGAGGCGACGATCACGCCCAGCGTGTTGCGTCGCACCACGGCCGCGGGCGACGGCGCGGGTCGGGGCCGCAGGATCGGCAGCGTCATCCAGGCGACGAACAGCAGCAGCACGGTGTCGTAGAGCACGTAGGCCACGCCTACCGACCAGGCGCGCACGTTGCCGATCTTGAAGGCCATGGCGAAGAGCAGGGCCCACAGCACGAGCACGCTGCCGTGGATCAGCCAGCTGCGCAGCGGCGTGCTGGGGGGAGACAGGCGCGGCGAGGCGGCCGCGAAGGCGCGATGAAGAGGATCGTTCAAGAGAAGGTGCCCGGGCGAACTGGTCGTTGATACGCAAAAACTCGGCCTGCGGTTTCGAAAATCCCGGGGCAAACCCTGGACAATCGCTCGCGCCACAGACTGAGTCGCTCCACGCCCGAAAATTCCCCGCATGCTCGCACAAACCCGTTACACCCGAACCGCGATCGCGCTGCACTGGCTGATCGCGGTCCTCATGGCCGTCAACATCGCGCTGATCCTGCTGGTCGAGCGCTATCCCGACGAGTGGGTGCGCCCGGCCGTCGATACCCACAAGTCGATCGGCATCACGGTGCTCGGGCTGGTGATCCTGCGGATCCTCTGGCGCCTCACCCACAAGCCGCCGGCCATGCCGGGCACCTTCGGCGCGCTGGAACGCTTCGGCGCCCATGCGGCCCATGGCGCGCTCTACATCCTCATGATCCTGCTGCCGCTGTCGGGCTGGATGCACGACTCGGCCTGGAAGGACGCCGGCACCCATCCGATGTTCCTGTTCGGCCTGTTCGAATGGCCACGCATCGGCTGGATCATGGCCATCGAGCCCACGGTCAAGGAAACCTGGCACACCGTGCTGGGCGGTGTGCACACCTGGGCCGGCTATGTGCTCTACGTGATCTTCGCGCTTCACGTGCTCGGCGCGCTGAAGCACCAGTTCCTCGACGGTGAGCGCGAGCTGCAACGGATGTGGCCATGACCGGCACCGAAACCGCGGCCCGCGAGACCATTGCCCGCATCGACGCGCTGTCGACCCACCACGACCCGGTGCATGAGGGCGTGCGCGTGCGCTGGCGCCGCTTCGGCACCGACACCGCGAAGCCCCCGCTGGTGTTGCTGCACGGCGGGCACGGCAGCTGGATGCACTGGCTGCGCAATGCCGAGGCGCTGTCGGCCGGCCGCACGCTCTGGCTGCCCGACATGCCAGGCTTCAACGAATCCGACGCGCCGCCGCGCGTCGCACCGGGCCAAGACACGCTGCCGCCGCTGCTCGATGCGCTGGGCGGCACGCTCGACCAGCTCATCGGCGCGGGCACGCCGATCGACCTGGGCGGCTTCTCCTTCGGAGGGCTGACGGCAGCGCGCTTCGCGGCACGGCGACGCGCCATTCGCCGGCTGGCACTGGTGGGCAGCGGCGGCCACGGCACGCTGCGGCGCATGACGGCGCAGATGATCAACTGGCGCGCCGCGCCCGACCGCGAGGCCGAACGCGCCGCGCTGCTGAACAACCTGGCCGCGTTGATGCTCCACGACCCGGCGGCCATCGACGCGCTGGCGTTCGAGATCCACGACATCTCCTGCCACGGGACGCGCTTTCGCAGCAAGGAGGTGTCGCAGGCGGGTGGCCTCGAGCAGGCGATCGACGCGCTCGGCGTGCCCACGCTCCTGTTGTGGGGCGAGTACGACGTGACCGCCGACCCGCGCCCGCTGGTGGCAAGGCTGGCGGGTGCCGGGCCGATGCGCGAAGGCGTGGTGGTCGACGGTGCCGGCCATTGGGCGCAATACGAGCGCGCCGACGAGGTGAATGCGCGGCTGGCGGCCTTCTTCGGCTGAAGCGGGCCGCGCTGCGGCGCGGGCTCAGCGCATGAGTTCGCGCGCGATCACCACGCGCTGGATCTGGTTGGTGCCCTCGAAGATCTGGTTGAGCTTGGCGTCGCGCATCATCTTCTCCACCGGGTAGTCGCGCACGTAACCGTAGCCGCCGAACACCTGCACCGCATCGGTCGTCACCTTCATGGCCACGTCGCTGGCGAAGCACTTGGCCATGCTCGCGAACCTGGGCAACTGGTGCCAGTCGCCGGTGTCGGCCAGGCGCGCCGTTTCGTACACGAGGCAGCGCGCGGCCTCGATCTGCATGGCCATGTCGGCCAGCATGAACTGGATGCCCTGGAACTCGATGATCGCGCGCTTGAACTGCCTGCGCTGCTTCGCATAGGCCAGCGCCGCATCGAGCGCGCCCTGCGCCAGGCCCACCGACGCTGCCGCGATGGCAGGACGGTTCAGGTCGAGCGCGCGCATCGCCGACCGGAAGCCCTTGCCTTCCTCGCCGAGGCGGTTCTCGGCGGGCACGCGCACGTTGTCGAGGTAGATCGGCACGTTGATGGTGCCCTTCATGCCCATCTTGCGTTCATTGCGCCCGAAGGTGAGGCCACTTGAGGCCTTCACGTCGACGATGAAGGGGCTGATGTCGTCGGCGCCGCCGCGCTCGCCGGTCTTGGCGAACACCAGGATGTAGTCGGCGCGGCTGCCGAAGGTGCACCACTGCTTCTGTCCGCTGAGCAGGTAGCTGTCGCCGTCGCGCACGGCGCGCGTGCGCATGCCGCCCACGTCGCTGCCGCAGTCGGGTTCCGACAACGCGATGGCGGTCACGGTGCGGCCTTCGGCCAGCAGCGGCAGGAAGCGCTGCTTCTGGTCGTCGGTGCCGAAATGCATGATCGGCAGCGCGAACATGGTGTTCATGCCGGCCATCAGCGCGCACGATTCCGACACGCGCGAAATCTCTTCGCGCGCGATGCACACCATCGTCAGGTTCGCGCCCGGGCCGCCGTACGCCTCGGGCACCCACAGCTGCAGCAGGCCCATGTCGCCGTAGACGGGAATGAGTTCTTCCGGAAAGCGGTCGTTCTCGTCGATCTCGGCGGCAATGGGCGCCACGTGGCGCTCGACCATGCGGCGCACGCTGTCGCGAAAGGCAATCTGTTCTTCGGTGAAGTTCATGGGGAAGGCTTCGTCCACTTGGGGTTGTTGATGGCCAGCGCTTCGCCCAGGTCCGCGCGCAGTTGCGCGGCGAGGCCGGGGCTGTCGATGGGCAACTGGCCGGACCGGATGGCCTCGGCCAGGGCGAGGTTCGATGCGGTGGCATCGGAACCGGATGGCGCCGACCGCTGCTCGCGTTCGACGATGCGCAGCACGTTCAGCGTCACGCGCACCTGGAAGCGGTGGTAGCCCTCGAGCGTGGGCAGCAGTTCGTCTTCGAGGTAGCGGGCCGCGGCCTGCAGCAGCGTTTGCGATGGCGGTATGGAATGGGACATGGGCATCAGCCTTCGATCAGCTGGAAGAAGTCCCACAGCGGCTCTTCCATCCGCCGCCCGACAGCGCACAGTTCCACGCTGGCGGGGCTGCCGTCGGCACGCACCGACAGTCCGCGTCGCACGCAGCCGATGGCCCACTTGAGATTGGAGAACGCCTCCCAGAAGCGCACGCGCTCCCGGTCGACCGGCGTTCCACTCGCGCGCTCGTAGGCCTCGTACAGCGCGTCGCGCTCGCCGAAGCCGCCCACCTCCGGCGCCGCGCCGAAGCGCCAGGTCTTCATGCACAGCACGCCGAGGTCCTGCATCGGATCGCCGATGCGCGCGATCTCCCAGTCGAGCACGCAGCGGATGCCCTCGGCATCGACGATCAGGTTGCCGGTGCGGAAGTCCGAGTGCACGAGGGTGTCGCGCCACGCGGCGGGCAGGTGCTGGCGCGTCCATTGCAGCGCGAATTCGAGCGCGGCGTGACGAAAGCCGGTGCGTTCGAGCAGCTCGCCATACGCCGCGAGTTCCTGCCCGGGCGACAGCCGCTGCAGAAACGAAAGCCCGTGCGTAGGCGTGTCGTGGATCGCCGCGAGGATGGCGCCGGCCTGCGCGGCCATGGCGCTGCGTGCGGCCGCGAGCGCCGGGTCGGTCACCAGCTTGCGTCCCAGCGTCTCGCCCTCGACGAGCTCGGTGATGTAGCCGCTGCCGAGGCCGTCGTGACCGTCGAGGATGGCGAGCACCCTGGGCGCGGGCACGCCGTGCGCGCGGGCCGCGATCATCGTGCGTGCGTCCTCGGCGGCGTCGAGCCTCGGCACCGCCGGCCCCCCGGCGTCGGTCCTCGCGGGTGCCTGCTGCAGGATCAGCGGGTGCACGCGCTCGGCTGTCCGCAGGTCGAACGACCATGTCGTCTTGGTCGCACCGCCGGTGAGCCGCCGCAGGTCTTCCACCCGGCCATGCAGTCCCGCATGCCGCTGCAGCGCGCCGGCAAGACGCAGGCCGATGTCGTGTGCAGCCGTCACGTCAGATCTTCCGTCCCGCGGCCTGCCAGAACGGATCGCGCAGCCGGCGCTTG comes from Variovorax paradoxus and encodes:
- a CDS encoding xanthine dehydrogenase family protein molybdopterin-binding subunit; translated protein: MSGSAPAMPAAPALPASLQANPRLSTWLRIDPAGHVAVHSGKVELGQGILGALAQVVAEELDLDIAQVRMVPAVTGTSPDEAMTSGSLSVQHSGAALRHACAQARAILLERAAALHGLRPSALRVAGGEILHGSERISSYWDIEAADGRALFDVDAAPGATPKRAADYRIVGRSQPRDDIAEKVFGEFMFIHDMVLSRMAHGRMVRPPSPHAQLVECRSEQVSAWPGVLAVLRDGSQLGVVAETESLAERAAARLASLAAWREAERLPDASALRPWLQSLPFTAVELGAHSGVEAAPAAKTVRASYSRPFIRHASIGPSCALALHDPGDPGAMQVWSHSQGIYNLHKDLCVAFGLPPECVRVQYVQGAGCYGHNGADDVAFDAAWLARGCAGRPVRVQWSRADELCWSPVGPAMAIDLEADLDASGRVVAWRHRSWSPGHGLRPGRGATPTLLGSWYLARPFERVASTDAPRAAGGGGDRNADPLYAFPSFDVVCRRVLDVPMRTSALRALGAFANVFAIESFMDELALCGGTDPLAYRVAQLGDARAVAVLQAVAAQAGWQPRETPAGEGRGRGIGFARYKNTGAYCAVVAEVEVEERVRVRRLHISVDVGLAVNPDGVRQQIEGGALQATSWALMEAAHFDRMRMCDLGWEDYPILRFPDVPQIDVQVLPADGFASLGAGEASLGPTAAAIANAVFDALGVRVRDLPMQPERIVQAMEAMEGAHA
- a CDS encoding alpha/beta fold hydrolase, encoding MTGTETAARETIARIDALSTHHDPVHEGVRVRWRRFGTDTAKPPLVLLHGGHGSWMHWLRNAEALSAGRTLWLPDMPGFNESDAPPRVAPGQDTLPPLLDALGGTLDQLIGAGTPIDLGGFSFGGLTAARFAARRRAIRRLALVGSGGHGTLRRMTAQMINWRAAPDREAERAALLNNLAALMLHDPAAIDALAFEIHDISCHGTRFRSKEVSQAGGLEQAIDALGVPTLLLWGEYDVTADPRPLVARLAGAGPMREGVVVDGAGHWAQYERADEVNARLAAFFG
- a CDS encoding molybdate ABC transporter substrate-binding protein; the encoded protein is MNLTLFSGGAAQAVVTGLQQDFESANGCTLAPTFGAVGTMRDKLLAGEPCDLLVLSAALIDQLAAQGHVVPGSARALGPVATGIAVREGTPEAAVGTPEALKATLAAARGLYVPDMTKSSAGIHIAGMLKALGLAEALAGRIHEFPNGATAMRELARSEGEGMLGCTQVTEIMYTPGVRLVGELPAAHALNTVYTAAVCTRAQAPALAMKFVELLAGEGTAALRRRSGFGI
- a CDS encoding phosphotransferase family protein, which encodes MTAAHDIGLRLAGALQRHAGLHGRVEDLRRLTGGATKTTWSFDLRTAERVHPLILQQAPARTDAGGPAVPRLDAAEDARTMIAARAHGVPAPRVLAILDGHDGLGSGYITELVEGETLGRKLVTDPALAAARSAMAAQAGAILAAIHDTPTHGLSFLQRLSPGQELAAYGELLERTGFRHAALEFALQWTRQHLPAAWRDTLVHSDFRTGNLIVDAEGIRCVLDWEIARIGDPMQDLGVLCMKTWRFGAAPEVGGFGERDALYEAYERASGTPVDRERVRFWEAFSNLKWAIGCVRRGLSVRADGSPASVELCAVGRRMEEPLWDFFQLIEG
- a CDS encoding cytochrome b, coding for MLAQTRYTRTAIALHWLIAVLMAVNIALILLVERYPDEWVRPAVDTHKSIGITVLGLVILRILWRLTHKPPAMPGTFGALERFGAHAAHGALYILMILLPLSGWMHDSAWKDAGTHPMFLFGLFEWPRIGWIMAIEPTVKETWHTVLGGVHTWAGYVLYVIFALHVLGALKHQFLDGERELQRMWP
- a CDS encoding acyl-CoA dehydrogenase family protein; protein product: MNFTEEQIAFRDSVRRMVERHVAPIAAEIDENDRFPEELIPVYGDMGLLQLWVPEAYGGPGANLTMVCIAREEISRVSESCALMAGMNTMFALPIMHFGTDDQKQRFLPLLAEGRTVTAIALSEPDCGSDVGGMRTRAVRDGDSYLLSGQKQWCTFGSRADYILVFAKTGERGGADDISPFIVDVKASSGLTFGRNERKMGMKGTINVPIYLDNVRVPAENRLGEEGKGFRSAMRALDLNRPAIAAASVGLAQGALDAALAYAKQRRQFKRAIIEFQGIQFMLADMAMQIEAARCLVYETARLADTGDWHQLPRFASMAKCFASDVAMKVTTDAVQVFGGYGYVRDYPVEKMMRDAKLNQIFEGTNQIQRVVIARELMR
- a CDS encoding glycosyltransferase family 2 protein; the encoded protein is MNDPLHRAFAAASPRLSPPSTPLRSWLIHGSVLVLWALLFAMAFKIGNVRAWSVGVAYVLYDTVLLLFVAWMTLPILRPRPAPSPAAVVRRNTLGVIVASHNEAAVLPVTLAALLGQGDAPDRIVIADDGSTDGTAELLATRYGLVAPPLGELSAASATHPSLYWLRLPHGGKAGALNAAILCIDTDTVLTVDGDTLLDSQAIGAVRRAFTEEPNLVAATGVITPVCSRTLAGRCFQWFQTYEYIRNFLSRYAWMRVNGLLLISGAFAGFRTEAVRAVGGFDTDCLVEDYELIHRLHRHAQAHGLPWTVRVLGDAQAHTDAPSSTGAFLRQRRRWFGGFLQTQYWYRAMVGDRRYGWLGIAMLPVKAIDTLQPLYGLAAFALLLVYLVRGDLGVLAPVAGVIGAKIVLDLAFHLWSVYLYRRWIGHSSEANFLQAFAAALVEPFTFQILRHTGAAWGWWTFLTGRGTWGRQTRVGLVDADGVQRNQR
- a CDS encoding DUF6285 domain-containing protein; protein product: MSHSIPPSQTLLQAAARYLEDELLPTLEGYHRFQVRVTLNVLRIVEREQRSAPSGSDATASNLALAEAIRSGQLPIDSPGLAAQLRADLGEALAINNPKWTKPSP